One genomic window of Thioclava sp. GXIMD4216 includes the following:
- a CDS encoding 2-dehydro-3-deoxygalactonokinase: MTTWLAGAVDGARLFLWDEQADSPRHIALEGADAQTLMARELATTGAERAVLAAADGPARHIPCKATATTEGPAQQIRLLPKLVQNHPPVTAHPREVALIAGLLKAQPQFDGVIAMTGETTLWAQISAEEVVSVTRSATGRLFAAFGGGAPLPPDAEFDDALSETRARPERLMRALATPALSRQALLGSLIGAELSDTRPWWLGQRVLTFGPFAQALTHALAQQGAAATEGAADHALRAGLLSAFD, translated from the coding sequence ATGACAACATGGCTGGCGGGCGCCGTGGATGGCGCCCGACTTTTTCTCTGGGACGAGCAGGCCGATTCCCCGCGTCACATTGCGCTGGAAGGCGCGGATGCGCAGACCCTCATGGCGCGCGAACTTGCCACCACCGGTGCCGAACGGGCTGTGCTGGCGGCAGCAGATGGGCCTGCACGCCACATTCCCTGCAAGGCCACCGCCACCACGGAGGGTCCGGCCCAGCAGATCCGGCTTCTGCCGAAGCTGGTACAAAACCATCCCCCCGTCACCGCCCACCCGCGCGAAGTGGCCCTGATCGCAGGGCTTCTGAAGGCACAGCCGCAATTCGACGGGGTCATCGCCATGACCGGCGAGACCACGTTATGGGCACAGATTTCTGCCGAAGAGGTGGTCTCGGTCACCCGCAGCGCCACGGGGCGGCTGTTTGCGGCATTCGGTGGCGGCGCGCCACTGCCCCCTGACGCCGAATTCGACGACGCCCTGTCCGAAACCCGCGCCCGTCCCGAACGGCTGATGCGCGCTCTGGCCACCCCCGCCCTGTCCCGTCAGGCCCTTCTGGGCAGCCTGATCGGGGCCGAGCTTTCGGACACCCGCCCGTGGTGGCTGGGCCAACGCGTATTGACCTTCGGGCCTTTCGCGCAGGCACTCACCCATGCTCTGGCACAACAGGGGGCCGCCGCGACCGAGGGCGCGGCAGACCATGCCCTGCGCGCAGGGCTCCTTTCGGCCTTCGACTAA